Proteins co-encoded in one Papaver somniferum cultivar HN1 chromosome 5, ASM357369v1, whole genome shotgun sequence genomic window:
- the LOC113284223 gene encoding uncharacterized protein LOC113284223 → MQQTTTMLKFTPTFHPPNRIIKKPQTHFTNFPNIHKITNNKPFQITNSPNINMTTNNKPFHISSCSKKDNADANSVLKKDAPKNSTLTSEKELQLSVSSAFEPIFSAVKWVFSSLTKLVSPYTSTSKFNVKHDQLLSEHTGKEIVGVVQHVVRDHDGLLEMTVLCEHGLLKNLKISSSDVVNQTLFNEEENEKMRRIYTVVECKDNDFEKMEEEIKDIINAHDELKCNSKYNFVGLESAFPIKILVKSYVTLSKLKTPRFEHYMELRRKVLSEIDEIRCKHGGIRMKVKCSQRLIKSNANETLSNLGLLHIVQQQTSLCLHLEESLWNPSEREIVFWSLRNRESIVSSLSKDWNISAGFSCLNRITY, encoded by the exons ATGCAGCAGACTACAACAATGTTAAAGTTCACTCCAACTTTTCATCCTCCTAATAGAATAATCAAGAAACCCCAAACTCACTTCACCAATTTTCCCAACATACACAAGATCACCAACAACAAACCCTTCCAAATTACTAATTCTCCCAACATAAACATGACCACCAACAACAAGCCCTTCCACATTTCATCCTGCAGTAAGAAGGATAACGCGGATGCAAATTCTGTATTGAAGAAGGATGCACCAAAGAACTCTACATTGACCAGTGAGAAGGAGTTGCAGTTGTCCGTTTCTTCTGCTTTTGAGCCAATTTTCTCAGCTGTTAAATGG GTGTTTTCATCTCTGACTAAATTGGTTTCACCCTATACAAGTACATCCAAATTCAATGTTAAGCATGACCAGTTATTGTCCGAGCACACTGGAAAGGAGATTGTCGGGGTTGTTCAGCATGTGGTTCGTGATCATGACGGATTACTGGAAATGACTGTACTATGTGAACATGGTTTATTGAAGAATCTTAAAATCAGTAGCTCTGACGTTGTCAATCAGACCTTATTCAATGAGGAGGAGAACGAGAAAATGCGGAGGATTTATACAGTAGTAGAGTGCAAGGACAATGATTTTGAGAAGATGGAGGAGGAGATAAAAGATATTATAAATGCTCATGATGAATTGAAATGCAATTCTAAGTATAACTTTGTTGGGCTGGAGTCAGCTTTTCCTATAAAG ATCCTAGTGAAGAGTTATGTTACATTGTCCAAATTGAAAACTCCTCGCTTCGAGCACTACATGGAACTAAGGAGGAAAGTGCTCTCAGAGATTGATGAAATCCGATGCAAACATGGTGGGATAAGGATGAAAGTGAAGTGCTCGCAGAGATTGATAAAATCCAACGCAAATGAG ACTCTTTCGAACCTTGGTTTGCTGCATATCGTTCAACAACAGACGTCACTCTGCCTGCACCTGGAAGAGAGTCTGTGGAATCCATCAGAAAGAGAGATTGTTTTTTGGAGCCTGAGAAATAGGGAAAGCATAGTTTCATCCTTGTCAAAAGACTGGAACATATCTGCTGGCTTTTCTTGCTTGAACCGCATCACCTATTGA